A window of Pseudomonas alcaliphila JAB1 genomic DNA:
CAGCGGGTTGGCCTCGGGGAAGTAGGCCGCGGCCTGGCCGGCCGGGATGTCGAAGGCGAGCAGGGTGAAACCGCTGACGCGGCGCTCGATGCCATCGTTCCACAGCGAGCGGATGTCCACCTTCTGCCCGGGCTTGAAGCCCAGGCGCAGGATGTCCGCCTCGTTAGCGAAGAGCACATCGCGCTGGCCGCGTACGCCGCGGTAGCGGTCGTCGAGGCCATACACCGTGGTGTTGTACTGGTCGTGCGAGCGCAGTGTCTGCAGGATCAGATCCGGCGTTTCACCGCTTTCGCGCACCTGCAGGGGCAGCAGGTCGGCGAGCAGGGCATTGGCCTTGAAGTTGGCCTTGCCGGACGCGGTCTTCCACTGCCGCGCGCCGGCCGAGTTGCCGAGGTAGAAACCGCCGGGGTGGGCGACGCGCTGGTTGAAGTCGTGGAAGCCGGGGATGGTATCGGCGATGAGTTCGCGGATGCGGTCGTAGTCGGCGATCAGTGCGTCCCAGTCCACCGGGTGGTTGCCCAGGGTGGCCTTGGCGATCCCGGCGACGATGGCCGGCTCCGAGCGCATCTCGCTGCCGGAAAGTGGTTCGAGCTGGCCGTAGGAAGCGTGGATCATGCTGAACGAGTCTTCCACCGTCACTGCCTGCGGGCCGCCGGCCTGGTGGTCGATATCGGTACGGCCGAGGCACGGCAGGATCAGCGCGTCACGGCCGACAGTGAGGTGGCTGCGGTTGAGCTTGGTGCTGATCTGCACGGTGAGGTCGCAGCTCTGCAGCGCCTTGTGCGTGCGCGGGCTGTCCGGCGTGGCCTGGGCGAAGTTGCCGCCGAGGCCGATGAACACCTTGGCCTGGCCGTCGATCATGGCGTTGATCGCCTCGACCGTGTTGTGGCCGTTCTCGCGCGGCACCTTGAACTGGAAGCGTTTTTCGAGGGCATCGAGCAGCGTCACCGGCGGGCGGTCGTTGATGCCCATGGTGCGGTCGCCCTGCACGTTGCTGTGGCCGCGCACCGGGCACAGGCCGGCGCCGGGGCGGCCGAGGTTGCCGCGCAGCAGTTGCAGGTTGACGATTTCCTGGATGGTGGCCACCGAGTGGTGGTGCTGGGTGATGCCCATGGCCCAGCAGATGATCACTCGCTCGGCGCGGCGGTACATGCGCGCAGCCTGTTCGATTTCCTGCAGGCTGAGGCCTGACTGGGCTTGCAGCGCCTCCCAGCTGCAATCGTCGAGCAACTGCAGATAGGCCTCGACGCCGTCGGTGTGCTCGGCGATGAAGGCATGATCGAACACTGCCGGTTCGCCCTTGGCCTGCGCCTCGCGCTCCCACAGCAGGAGGAACTTGGCGATGCCGCGCAGGGCGGCCATGTCGCCGCCCAGCGCCGGACGGAAGAACGCGGTGTTGAGTGGCTCGGAGCCGTTGGTGAGCATCTCCAGCGCGTGCTGCGGATGCTGGAAGCGCTCCAGGCCACGCTCCTTCAGCGGGTTGAAGCAGACCACCTGGGCGCCGCGTTTGACTGCCTCACGCAGCGGTTCGAGCATGCGCGGGTGGTTGGTGCCGGGGTTCTGGCCGAGCACGAAGATGGCGTCGGCATGTTCGAAGTCGGCGAAGGTCACGCTGCCCTTGCCGATCCCCACGCTCTGGCCGAGGGCGACGCCGCTGGCCTCGTGGCACATGTTCGAGCAGTCGGGGAAGTTGTTGGTACCGTAGGCGCGCACGAACAACTGGTAGAGAAACGCCGCCTCGTTGCTGGCCCGGCCGGAGGTGTAGAACTCGGCATGATCCGGGCTCGGCAGTGCCTTGAGGTGCTCGGCGATCAGGGCGAAGGCGTCATCCCAGCTGGTCTGCACGTAGCGATCGGTGCTGGCGTCGTAGCGCATCGGATGCGTCAGGCGACCCTGGTACTCGAGCCAGTAGTCACTCTGCTCGCGCAGTTGACTGACCGTGTAGCGGGCGAAGAAAGCTGGATCGACACGACGTTTGGTGGCTTCCCAGTTGACCGCCTTGGCGCCGTTCTCGCAGAACTTGATGTGACCGTCCTCGGGCGAATCGCCCCAGGCGCAGCCAGGGCAGTCGAAGCCACCGTTCTGGTTGGTCTTGAGCAGCGCGCGCAGGTTCTTGAACGGCTGTTTGCTGTCCAGCCAGAAACGGGTGACGGCATTCAGCGCGCCCCAACCGGCGGCCGGGCCGCTGTAGGGCTTGTAACGGGGATTGATGGGTTGCAGGCTCATGGTCGTTCTTCTTCGTCAGGCGCGGGGCTGTAGACCCGCGGCGTGCTGTGATGGGGCAGGTGGATCAGGTTGAGGCGGTGGCGCCGCGCCCAGTCCACGGTCAGGGCGGTGGGCGCGGACAGGCTCACCAGCGTGTCGATGCCGGCGCGTACCGCCTTGTGCAGCAACTCCAGGCTGCAGCGACTGGTGACCAGGGCAAAGCCACCCAGGGTGTCGATACGCTCGCGGGCGATGGCGCCGATCAGCTTGTCCAGCGCGTTATGGCGGCCGATGTCTTCGCGGCACAGACGAATCTCGCCGCTGGCGTCGATGAACAGGGCGGCATGCAGCGCGCCGCTGTGGCGTGCCAGTTGTTGTTGCTCACCGATGCGCTCGCGCAGCCCGGTCAGGTGTTCCAGTGGCGGCAACGCTGCGCCGGGCAGGGCGGTCAGGGCCGGTAGCGCCTGTTCCAGTGCATCCACGCCGCACAGGCCACAGCCACTGGTGCCGGCCATTTGCCGGCGTTGTTGCTTGAGCGCCCAAAAGGCGCGGCTGCTGACCTGTAGGCGCGCTTCGCGGCTGTCACCGAGGCCGCGCAACTGGATGTCATAGATGTCGTCGATGGACTGGATCAGGTCGTTACCGAGACTGAAACCGACGGCAAAATCTTCCAGATGATGGGGAGAAACCATCATCACGGCCTGGCTCAGGTCGTTGTAGCTGATTGCCAGGGCACATTCTTCGGCCAGTGCAGCGTGCTGCGCACGACCATCACCGAGTTCGGCGTAGGTGTAGGCACTGGCGATGTGCGACTGGGCGGCTGGCTTGGCCATCGAGGCGCGCTCTGTGACAGATTGACACAGCTAAGCCTAGGCCCATGGGCGAGGAGCGTCTAATCGTTGGCTTTGATGTGTTGATCGAGCAAATCTATCAAGCGTCCGCCAGCCACTCCCGTGCCTCTTCGAAGCAGGCTTGCGCGAGCGGTGAGGCAGGGGCGCTACGCCGCATGATCAGGCCCTGAGGTGCCAGGGTATGAGCCTCCTCGATGGGCAGAAGGCGCAGGTGACCGTCGGTCGGCGCACCATCCGCCGGCAGCGGCATGACGCTGCAGCACAGGCCGGCGCTGACCGCTTGAGTCAGGTGATGCACGGCATCGGCCTCCAGGCGAACCTGCGGGCTCAGGCCGCGCGCACGGAAGCTGTGATCGATGGACTGGCGAAAGTGCATGCCGGTGGAGAGCAGGCCCAGGGGCAGGTTGGCCAACTGCTCCCAGCGCAGGCTGCTGCTGACGAAGTGGAAGTGGCGCTGATCGTAGAGCAGGCCCATGCGTGCTTCGGCCAGCTCCAGGCTGGCGAAGTGCTCGCGGTCGAGTCGGTCGAGATAGGACAGGCCCAGGTCGAGCTGATTACGTACCAGGCCCTCCAGAATCTGATCGCTGCTCAGGGCGTGCAACTGAAAGCGCAGCCCAGGGTGACGCTCGGCGAACAAACTGATCAGGCGCATGGGGTCGAAACTGGCCAGCGGCACCACGCCCAGGCGCAGGGTACCCACCAGATGTCCACGGCAGGCGGCTGCCTCTGCGAGCAGGCCATCCTGCGCGGCCAGCAGGCTGCGTGCCCAGGCCAGGATGCGCTCACCTTCGGCGCTGAAGCCCTCGAAACGCTGGCCACGGCGCACCAGCTCCAGGCCCAGTTCGTCTTCCAGCTGGCGCAGGCGCATGGACAGCGTCGGCTGGGTCACGTGGCAACGTGCAGCGGCCTGACCGAAGTGGCGGGTCTCGTCGAGGGCGACGAGAAATTTCAGCTGCTTTATGTCCATGGGAGCTCCTGGTTTGCCCGGATTCTAATGCGCGAATGCTAATCAGGGGTGTTTCTTGAACTAGACTTTGCTCTCCGGGCGAATTGCCCGGTCATTCACAAGGAACGAGAGGAATCGCCATGAGTCTGTTTGCCTTTGTCAAAGACGCCGGGGTCAAGCTCTGGGAGTCGCTGGTGGGTCAGGAGGCGCAGGCCGCCGAATCACTCAAGGACCACGTTAGCAAGGTTGGCCTGGGTAACCCGAACATCGAGGTCAGTGTCGAAGGTGACAAGGTCATCGCCCGTGGCGAAGTGGCCAGCCAGGAAGAGAAGGAAAAGATCCTCCTGGCGCTGGGCAACGTTGCCGGTGTCAGTGAAGTCGATGACCAGATCAGCGTGACCACGCCCGCCCCCGCAGCGCGCTTCGTTACAGTGAAGAAGGGCGACACGTTGAGCGCCATTGCCAAGGCCGAATACGGCAATGCCAATGCCTACATGAAGATATTCGAGGCCAACAAGCCGATGCTCAGTCACCCGGACAAGATCTATCCGGGGCAGGTATTGCGCATTCCCGAATAAATCCGCGCTTAGGTGCTGCGGGGGGCGCTTGGCCTTGCCGGCGATCATCATCCGGGATCGCCGGCAAGCCGGCTCCTACAGCGAGGGCGTCGCAGGCAGCCCCAGCACCAACTCCTGATAATCCTCCACTGCGGCGAACTCCTCGGTGTCCTTCGGCCCTGCCTGGCTGTCCGGCTGGCGCACGGCAAGCAGATGGGCAACACCGAACCGGCCGGCGCTGCGCAGGATCGGCAGGCTGTCGTCGATGAACAGGCTGCGCGCCGGGTCGAAGTCGACGTCCTGGCGCAGGGCGAACCAGAACTGTTGATCTTCCTTGGGGAAGCCATAATCGTGAGAGCTGATCAGGCGTTCGAACCAGGGTGCCAGCTCGACGCGTTCCAGTTTCAGTGACAGTGAGTCGCGGTGCGCGTTGGTGATCAGCACCACGCGCTTGCCAGCTTCGCGCAGGGCGCGCAGAAACAGCTCGGCATCCGCGCGCAGGGCGATCAGGTGGGCGACCTCGCGCTTGAGGTCACGGATCGACAGCCGCAGCTCGCGGCTCCAGAAGTCGGTGCAGTACCAGTTCAGCGTACCGGCATGCTGGCGAAACAGCGGCAGCAGCTCGGCCTCGGCCAGCGCCAGGCTGAGGCCGTGGTGCTCGGCGTAGCGCTGCGGCAGGTGGGTGAGCCAGAAGTGGTTGTCGAAGTGCAGGTCGAGCAGGGTGCCGTCCATATCCAGCAGGACGGTGTCGATCTGGTGCCAGGGCAGTGGGGGCATGGGGTCGTCTTGCGCTCGAAGGTCGTGAATCTGCCGGCCTGCGTCGCGAACGTGCAATCTGCGCCGGGGATAATCGGAAAAGCCGCGGTATGATAACCCGCCAGGTCACGCTAGCAGGCCGTTGAAAACGTCGGCGAGGCAGGCAAGACAAGGCAAAAACGGCCGAAAAAGCGGAGTTTACGATTGTAAATGAGCATTTTGAGGGCGTTTTTAACGCAGTATTGCCAACGCAGGTAGTTTTCAACGACCTGCTAAGGAGTCGTTCCATGCGTCAAAAACCCACGGTTCTCGCCCGTGAAATAGTCGCCAGCAGCCGTCTGTTCCGCGTCGAGGAGCTGCAGCTGCGTTTTTCCAATGGCGTCGAGCGGACCTACGAGCGTCTGGTGGGCAAGGGCGTCGGCTACGGTGCGGTGATGGTGGTGGCGATGCTCGATGCCGAGCACGCGGTGTTGATCGAGGAATACTGCGGCGGCACCGATGACTACCAGCTGTCGCTGCCCAAGGGCCTGATCGAGCCGGGTGAGGACGTGCTGGTCGCCGCCAATCGCGAGCTCAAGGAAGAAGCCGGGTTCGGCGCGCACGAGCTGGAGTACATCACCGAGCTGAGCCTGTCGCCCGGCTATATGAGCCAGAAGATTCAGGTGGTACTGGCGCGCAATCTCTACGAGGAACGCCTGCCCGGTGACGAGCCCGAGCCGATGCGGGTCGACCGCATCAGCCTGCGCGAGTTGTCCAGCCTGGTCCAGCACGAGCAGTTCAGCGAAGGGCGTGCCCTGGCGGCGCTGTACTTGGTGCGCGATCTGCTGACCCAGCGCGGGGAGTTCAGCCTGTGAGCCATCCCTATATTCCCCGGGTGATCGAACTGGTGCGCGAAGCCGGCGCGGCGACTCTGCCTTACTGGCGCAGCGACGTGGCCGTGATGGAGAAGGCCGATGCCTCGCCGGTGACCGCTGCCGATCTGGCCGCGCATCACATTCTGCTCGATGGCCTGCAGGCGCTGGCGCCGGACGTGCCGGTGCTATCGGAAGAGGCTGCTGATATCCCGCTGGCCGAGCGCGCCGCCTGGACGCGCTGGTGGTTGGTCGATCCGCTCGATGGCACCAAGGAATTTATCGCCGGCTCCGAAGAGTTTACCGTCAATGTCGCGCTGATCGAGCGTGGCCGCGTGGTCTTTGGCGTGGTCGGCATTCCCGCCAATGGCCGCTGCTACTACGGTGGCGCGGGGCTGGGTGCCTGGCGCAGCGAGGTGCCAGGCAGCGAGCAGTTGATCAGCGTGCGTCTGGCGCCCGCGCAAGGGTTCACCCTGGTGGCCAGCAAGCGTCATTCCAGCCCGGCGCAGGAAACCTTGCTCGCGGGCCTGGCTGCCCGTTTCGGTGAGCCGGCGCTGGCCAATATCGGCAGTTCGCTGAAGTTCTGCCTGCTGGCCGAAGGCAATGCCGACTGCTATCCGCGCCTGGCGCCCACCTCGCAGTGGGATACCGCTGCCGCGCAGGGCGTGCTGGAAGGGGCGGGTGGCGAGGTGCTGAATCTGGCCGGTGAAGTGCTCACCTACGAGGCGCGCGAATCCTTTCTTAATCCGTCGTTCCTCGCCTTACCGGCTGCAGCCGAGTGGCGTGGCGAGCTGATCGAGCTGGCGCGCAACCTGCAGCGGTGACGCTTTACCTGTAGGAGCGAGCTCTGCTCGCGAACCCTGGCGATCCAGAAGCTTCGCGAGCAGAGCTCGCTCCTACGGATTTGTGCGTCGTTGGTGCTGTGCTCAATCGAGCATATCGCTGTAGCGCGCGTCCTTCTTGAACACCAGTGGCTGGTCGAAGCCCGGCACCTTCACTTCTTCGGTGGTGATGGAGATCGCCTGGTCGTCGATCATGTCGTTGCCGAAGTTGTAGATGATGTCCAGCTTGCCTTGCAGCGCCTGCTGGTCATAGGCGGCTGCGGCGGCACGGGTGCTCTCGCGGCGCGCCAGGTAGGCGTCGAAGGCGGCCTGGCCATGACGCTTGCGCAGCATGCGCTCGGTCACGTGCGGGGCCAGCACCAGGGCGCTGGCGTTGTTGCCGCCAAAGCCCTTGGAGTTGATGAAGGCCACGTCCAGCGCCTGCTCACCCACTTTACGATCGATGGTGGACAGGCTCAGGTGATCCTGATGCACGTCGGCGGCGACGGCGTCGATGGTCTTGATGCCGGGCACGATGCCGTACTTGAAGGCACCGAGGGCGCCGATCACCTGGTCGCCGCTGGCGGTGGCCAGAGAATGACCGACGAAGGCCTTCACCGCGGTGACCGGCCATTGTTCTATGCCAAAGGCGCTGGCGACGCGGTCGAGAATCTCCGACTCGGTGACGCGGTTGGCCGGGGTGCTGGAGCCGTGGGCATGGACGAAGCTGCGGCTACGCACGGCGTCCAGGCCGAGCAGTTGCACGGCGCTGGCCACGGCCTTGGCCACGGTCAGGTAGTTGCCCGGGCCGGGAGCGGAGATGGACTTCTTGAAACCATCGGCGTTGATGAACACGTCCGGCACGGCGCCGTGAATGTCGGCACCCAGTTCCAGGGCCAGCTCGTCGTCCATCAGCACCACGAACTGGCAGGCCTCGGCCAGGGTGAAGCCGCAGTTGTCGCCGAACGGGCGGCTGGCGCGGCGGAAATCCACCTCGCTCTTGCCCTCGATCTGGCGCAGGCCTTCTTCGGTGGCCAGTGCGCCCATGGCGCCGTAACCCTCGATGCATTCCTGGTTGATCGGCGCCTCGCTGCTGCCAACGATCACCACGCGCGCCTTGCCTGAGGCGATCTGCTCGATGCCCTTCTGCAGGTTGTAAAGGAAGGTGGCGCAGGCGCCGGTGATGCTGCCGGTTGTGCCGACGCTGCCGAGCACATAGGCGTTGATGAAGTCCGCCGGCATGGTATTGAGGCCCAGGGCCAGTTGCTTGGCGGTGACGCGACCGCCTTTGAGGCGCGACTGCATCATGCCGCCGAAGCCGTTTTCGTCGAGCTGGCTCATGATGCAACTGGCGAACACGGCGATTTCATCCGGTGCGACATGCTGGACGATGCGCTGCCAGTCGATGCCTACCGAGCGCAGCGCGTCGGTGACGCCGACCACGGTCATGGCCAGGCCGCGCGGGTGGAAGCGCGAATTGTACAGCTCGCTCGGCTCGAAGCCGGTGGGCAACTGGCCGGCGGATTTCACTGCCAGCGGGCGATAGCTGTCGACCTTGAATTCGCAACTGTCATGCAGGGTGACGCGTACTTCGTTGCCTTCGAGCTCTTCGACCGACCAATTGGCCGGTAGTGGCTCGGGCAATTGCTTGCGCTGGGTGATGAAGCTCAGGCTGGCGCCATTGGCGGGGGCGACGCTGATGCTCTTCTGCCAGTGGGCTGCGTCCGGGTCGAGGTGCTGCTTCTCGAGGCGGCGCACCAGGGTGCCGGCCAGAATTTCCTTGGCGTAGCGGCTTTCGATCTCGGCGAGGCTCAGCGCTTGGCCGTCCTGGTTCTGGTACTGGCCATCGACCACGCGCACCAGTTTCATCATCTGTGCCAGGCCGGCCAGGGTTTCCTGGCGCGCCTGGGGTTCCAGCGACTCCTGCACAGTGCGACGGAAACCATGGTGGAAGGAGCTGCGCCCGGCTGCGTTGTAACCCCCAAAACCCACGATCACAGGTAAGCGCGACATAAATCAAAAGCTCCTGAACAAGGCCAGCGCGACGCCGGGCCGGCGCATCTGGGCGCGAGCAGGGTCATAGGGCGGTGGCATTTGGAAAATTTCGGCTGCCTAACCTGACGTGAATCATGACCATCGAGTCACTCATTCGTCCAATGTCGTGGCGAGCGCAAGGCGTGTCGTGGGTGGGAAGGTCGTCGTCGGGACGTAGGGTGCGCCGTGCGCACCAGCTGTGGAAGACCGTGGTGCGCGGGGCATACAGGAAAGCGAGCCCGCCGTATGGCGGGCTCGCATGGCGCTCAGCCCTGGTAGCTGATATGCCCGTCGACCAGCGTGTAGCGCACCGCGCCGGGCAGGCAATGGCCAAGGAAGGGGCAGTTGCTGCCCTTGGAGTACCACTGTTCACCGGCGACGGTCGAAGCTTGCGCATCGAACAGCACGATATCGGCAGCGCCGCCGACGCGCAGCGAGCCGGCCGGCAGGCGCAGTGCGGTGGCCGGGCCGCTGGACAGGCGTGCCAGCAGCGTCGGCAGATCCAGCAGGCCGTCCTGCACCAGACTCATGGCCAGCGGCAGTAGCAACTGCACGCTGCTGATGCCCGGCTCGGTCGCGGCGAAGGGCGCCAGCTTGGCGTCGCGCTCGTGCGGCTGGTGGTGGCTGGCGATGGCGCTGATGACCCCGGCCTTCACCGCTTCGCGCAGACCATCGCGGTCGGCAGGCGAGCGCAGCGGCGGCTGCACATGGTAGAGACTGGAGAAGTCGATCAGCGCCTCGTCGGTGAGGATCAGCTGGTACAGCGCCACATCGGCGGTCACCGGCAGGCCGCGGGCCTGGGCGTTGGCGATGAGTTCGGCGCCACGGGCGCTGGTGATCTGGCTGAAGTGCGCGCGCACGCCGCTCTGTTCCACCAGCAGCAGGTCGCGGGCCAGGGCCACGGTTTCGGCGGTTTCCGGGATGCCGGCCAGGCCGAGGAAGCTGGCGGTCGGGCCCTCATGGGCCAGGCCGCCTTCGGCCAGATCAAAGTCCTGCGAATGGAAGATCACCTGCAGGTCGAAGGTGGCCGCATATTCCAGTGCACGGCGCAGGGTGCGGCTGCTGCGGAAGTTGTCCAGGCCGTTGCCGAAGGCGACGCAGCCGGCATCGCGCAGGGCGACCAGTTCGGCCAGCTGCTCGCCGGCCAGCCCCTTGCTCAGCGCGCCAATTGGGAAGACCTTGGTGTGCCCGGCTTCACGGGCGCGGTCGAGAATCAGCTCGGCCACGGCCGAAGTATCCAGTACCGGCTTGGTGAAGGGGGGGCAGCACAGACTGGTGACGCCGCCGGCCGCTGCGGCCAGGGTTTCCGTGGCGATGCTGCCCTTGCGGCTATAGCCCGGCTCGCGCAGGGCCACCGACAGGTCGACCAGACCGGGGGCGGCGATCAGGTCCTGAGCGTCGAGGGTCTGATCGGCGACGAAGCCAGTGGGCGCCTGACCAGTGGCGACCAGCTTGCCGCCATCGATATAGAGGTCGCTGACCTGATCCAGGCCGCTGGCCGGGTCGATCACGCGGGCGCCGAGGATTGCGGTACGCATCAGTTGGCCTCCTCGGCATTGAGTTGACGCTGGGCGTTCTGCCCGCTCATGGCCATCGACAGCACGGCCATGCGGATGGCGATGCCGTAGGTGACCTGATTGAGGATCACCGACTGCGGGCCGTCGGCCACCGCCGACTCGATCTCCACACCACGGTTGATCGGGCCCGGGTGCATGACCAGAGCATCCGGCTTGGCCAGCTTGAGGCGTTGTTCGGTAAGGCCGAACAGGCGGTAGAACTCACCCTCGCTGGGCAGCAGGCCGCCCTGCATGCGCTCGCGCTGCAGGCGCAGCATGATCACCACGTCGACGTCCTTGAGGCCTTCGTTGGCGTCGCTGAACACGCGCACGCCGTAGCTTTGCTCCAGGCCGATGGGCAGCAGGGTCTTCGGCGCGATCACGCGAATATCCGGGCAACCCAGGGTTTTCAGCGCCAGCATGTTCGAGCGCGCTACCCGTGAGTGCAGGATGTCGCCGACGATGGCCACCGACAGATTCTCGAAGTCGCCCTTGTGGCGGCGAATGGTGAGCATGTCGAGCATGCCTTGGGTCGGGTGCGCGTGACGGCCGTCGCCGCCGTTGATGATCGCCAGGTTCGGGCACACGTGCTCGGCGATGAAGTGCGCGGCGCCGGAGTCGGCATGGCGCACGACGAAGATGTCGGCGGCCATGGCCTCGAGGTTGCGCAGGGTGTCGAACAGCGTCTCGCCCTTGCTGGTCGAGCTGGTCGATACGTTGAGGCTGATGACGTCGGCCGACAGGCGCTGGGCGGCCAGCTCGAAGGTGGTGCGGGTACGCGTGGAGTTCTCGAAGAACACGTTGCACACGGTCTTGCCGCGCAGCAGCGGGACTTTCTTCACCGCACGCGCGCCAACTTCGAGGAAGGAGTCGGCGGTGTCGAGGATTTCGGTCAACAGCGCGCGGGGCAGGCCGTCGAGTGAGAGGAAGTGGCGCAGCTGACCTTGGTCGTTCAGCTGCAGCGGGCGCTTGGCGGCGAGTGGCGTCATCGCGGGGAGTCTCAGTTGGCGAGCGTCTGG
This region includes:
- a CDS encoding FdhF/YdeP family oxidoreductase, with amino-acid sequence MSLQPINPRYKPYSGPAAGWGALNAVTRFWLDSKQPFKNLRALLKTNQNGGFDCPGCAWGDSPEDGHIKFCENGAKAVNWEATKRRVDPAFFARYTVSQLREQSDYWLEYQGRLTHPMRYDASTDRYVQTSWDDAFALIAEHLKALPSPDHAEFYTSGRASNEAAFLYQLFVRAYGTNNFPDCSNMCHEASGVALGQSVGIGKGSVTFADFEHADAIFVLGQNPGTNHPRMLEPLREAVKRGAQVVCFNPLKERGLERFQHPQHALEMLTNGSEPLNTAFFRPALGGDMAALRGIAKFLLLWEREAQAKGEPAVFDHAFIAEHTDGVEAYLQLLDDCSWEALQAQSGLSLQEIEQAARMYRRAERVIICWAMGITQHHHSVATIQEIVNLQLLRGNLGRPGAGLCPVRGHSNVQGDRTMGINDRPPVTLLDALEKRFQFKVPRENGHNTVEAINAMIDGQAKVFIGLGGNFAQATPDSPRTHKALQSCDLTVQISTKLNRSHLTVGRDALILPCLGRTDIDHQAGGPQAVTVEDSFSMIHASYGQLEPLSGSEMRSEPAIVAGIAKATLGNHPVDWDALIADYDRIRELIADTIPGFHDFNQRVAHPGGFYLGNSAGARQWKTASGKANFKANALLADLLPLQVRESGETPDLILQTLRSHDQYNTTVYGLDDRYRGVRGQRDVLFANEADILRLGFKPGQKVDIRSLWNDGIERRVSGFTLLAFDIPAGQAAAYFPEANPLVPLESAGVGSSTPTSKFVAIRLQAASGGNLLGSSAAS
- the fdhD gene encoding formate dehydrogenase accessory sulfurtransferase FdhD; the protein is MAKPAAQSHIASAYTYAELGDGRAQHAALAEECALAISYNDLSQAVMMVSPHHLEDFAVGFSLGNDLIQSIDDIYDIQLRGLGDSREARLQVSSRAFWALKQQRRQMAGTSGCGLCGVDALEQALPALTALPGAALPPLEHLTGLRERIGEQQQLARHSGALHAALFIDASGEIRLCREDIGRHNALDKLIGAIARERIDTLGGFALVTSRCSLELLHKAVRAGIDTLVSLSAPTALTVDWARRHRLNLIHLPHHSTPRVYSPAPDEEERP
- a CDS encoding LysR family transcriptional regulator, with the translated sequence MDIKQLKFLVALDETRHFGQAAARCHVTQPTLSMRLRQLEDELGLELVRRGQRFEGFSAEGERILAWARSLLAAQDGLLAEAAACRGHLVGTLRLGVVPLASFDPMRLISLFAERHPGLRFQLHALSSDQILEGLVRNQLDLGLSYLDRLDREHFASLELAEARMGLLYDQRHFHFVSSSLRWEQLANLPLGLLSTGMHFRQSIDHSFRARGLSPQVRLEADAVHHLTQAVSAGLCCSVMPLPADGAPTDGHLRLLPIEEAHTLAPQGLIMRRSAPASPLAQACFEEAREWLADA
- the lysM gene encoding peptidoglycan-binding protein LysM; translation: MSLFAFVKDAGVKLWESLVGQEAQAAESLKDHVSKVGLGNPNIEVSVEGDKVIARGEVASQEEKEKILLALGNVAGVSEVDDQISVTTPAPAARFVTVKKGDTLSAIAKAEYGNANAYMKIFEANKPMLSHPDKIYPGQVLRIPE
- the yrfG gene encoding GMP/IMP nucleotidase, with translation MPPLPWHQIDTVLLDMDGTLLDLHFDNHFWLTHLPQRYAEHHGLSLALAEAELLPLFRQHAGTLNWYCTDFWSRELRLSIRDLKREVAHLIALRADAELFLRALREAGKRVVLITNAHRDSLSLKLERVELAPWFERLISSHDYGFPKEDQQFWFALRQDVDFDPARSLFIDDSLPILRSAGRFGVAHLLAVRQPDSQAGPKDTEEFAAVEDYQELVLGLPATPSL
- the nudE gene encoding ADP compounds hydrolase NudE, coding for MRQKPTVLAREIVASSRLFRVEELQLRFSNGVERTYERLVGKGVGYGAVMVVAMLDAEHAVLIEEYCGGTDDYQLSLPKGLIEPGEDVLVAANRELKEEAGFGAHELEYITELSLSPGYMSQKIQVVLARNLYEERLPGDEPEPMRVDRISLRELSSLVQHEQFSEGRALAALYLVRDLLTQRGEFSL
- the cysQ gene encoding 3'(2'),5'-bisphosphate nucleotidase CysQ, giving the protein MSHPYIPRVIELVREAGAATLPYWRSDVAVMEKADASPVTAADLAAHHILLDGLQALAPDVPVLSEEAADIPLAERAAWTRWWLVDPLDGTKEFIAGSEEFTVNVALIERGRVVFGVVGIPANGRCYYGGAGLGAWRSEVPGSEQLISVRLAPAQGFTLVASKRHSSPAQETLLAGLAARFGEPALANIGSSLKFCLLAEGNADCYPRLAPTSQWDTAAAQGVLEGAGGEVLNLAGEVLTYEARESFLNPSFLALPAAAEWRGELIELARNLQR
- a CDS encoding beta-ketoacyl synthase; its protein translation is MSRLPVIVGFGGYNAAGRSSFHHGFRRTVQESLEPQARQETLAGLAQMMKLVRVVDGQYQNQDGQALSLAEIESRYAKEILAGTLVRRLEKQHLDPDAAHWQKSISVAPANGASLSFITQRKQLPEPLPANWSVEELEGNEVRVTLHDSCEFKVDSYRPLAVKSAGQLPTGFEPSELYNSRFHPRGLAMTVVGVTDALRSVGIDWQRIVQHVAPDEIAVFASCIMSQLDENGFGGMMQSRLKGGRVTAKQLALGLNTMPADFINAYVLGSVGTTGSITGACATFLYNLQKGIEQIASGKARVVIVGSSEAPINQECIEGYGAMGALATEEGLRQIEGKSEVDFRRASRPFGDNCGFTLAEACQFVVLMDDELALELGADIHGAVPDVFINADGFKKSISAPGPGNYLTVAKAVASAVQLLGLDAVRSRSFVHAHGSSTPANRVTESEILDRVASAFGIEQWPVTAVKAFVGHSLATASGDQVIGALGAFKYGIVPGIKTIDAVAADVHQDHLSLSTIDRKVGEQALDVAFINSKGFGGNNASALVLAPHVTERMLRKRHGQAAFDAYLARRESTRAAAAAYDQQALQGKLDIIYNFGNDMIDDQAISITTEEVKVPGFDQPLVFKKDARYSDMLD
- a CDS encoding dihydroorotase — encoded protein: MRTAILGARVIDPASGLDQVSDLYIDGGKLVATGQAPTGFVADQTLDAQDLIAAPGLVDLSVALREPGYSRKGSIATETLAAAAGGVTSLCCPPFTKPVLDTSAVAELILDRAREAGHTKVFPIGALSKGLAGEQLAELVALRDAGCVAFGNGLDNFRSSRTLRRALEYAATFDLQVIFHSQDFDLAEGGLAHEGPTASFLGLAGIPETAETVALARDLLLVEQSGVRAHFSQITSARGAELIANAQARGLPVTADVALYQLILTDEALIDFSSLYHVQPPLRSPADRDGLREAVKAGVISAIASHHQPHERDAKLAPFAATEPGISSVQLLLPLAMSLVQDGLLDLPTLLARLSSGPATALRLPAGSLRVGGAADIVLFDAQASTVAGEQWYSKGSNCPFLGHCLPGAVRYTLVDGHISYQG
- a CDS encoding aspartate carbamoyltransferase catalytic subunit; the protein is MTPLAAKRPLQLNDQGQLRHFLSLDGLPRALLTEILDTADSFLEVGARAVKKVPLLRGKTVCNVFFENSTRTRTTFELAAQRLSADVISLNVSTSSTSKGETLFDTLRNLEAMAADIFVVRHADSGAAHFIAEHVCPNLAIINGGDGRHAHPTQGMLDMLTIRRHKGDFENLSVAIVGDILHSRVARSNMLALKTLGCPDIRVIAPKTLLPIGLEQSYGVRVFSDANEGLKDVDVVIMLRLQRERMQGGLLPSEGEFYRLFGLTEQRLKLAKPDALVMHPGPINRGVEIESAVADGPQSVILNQVTYGIAIRMAVLSMAMSGQNAQRQLNAEEAN